Part of the bacterium genome is shown below.
TACCAAAATGGCTCTAAAGAGTTTTGACCCTTTGTTTACGGCCTTTGCTAGACCGATCATTGCTTCCACGCTTGCTATTCCATTGATGATTAAGGCGAAGGTGCCTCCCCTTCCGAGGCGACTCTGGAAACCTATGGCATATACCACCGTAGGTGCAGTTTTCGGATGGCCAATTCTCATTGCGCTGGCGCTACAAAGAACTACCTCCGCACATGTCTCCGTTATCGCCGCGGTAATGCCTCTTGTTACAGCGATTATTTCCGTCATGAAAAATAAAAAGCCAGTTGGTGTTTCATTTTGGATTGCTTCAGGTTTAGGAACTTTCCTGCTCATCGCTTTCGCCATAGGTCGTGGTGGAGCATCCAATTCCGATCTCATTGCTGATTTACTCATATTTGGCGCGGTACTTGCTTCGTAATACTGCTATGTAGAAGGCGCATCATT
Proteins encoded:
- a CDS encoding DMT family transporter; amino-acid sequence: MPFSQKQKSGLFFASFGIFLFSLSLPFTKMALKSFDPLFTAFARPIIASTLAIPLMIKAKVPPLPRRLWKPMAYTTVGAVFGWPILIALALQRTTSAHVSVIAAVMPLVTAIISVMKNKKPVGVSFWIASGLGTFLLIAFAIGRGGASNSDLIADLLIFGAVLAS